A section of the Gloeobacter violaceus PCC 7421 genome encodes:
- a CDS encoding response regulator — MIPLKSSLCLGNPHGMAKVLVIEDVPISRNLLRRVLHLAGHQVLEAEDGPGGLIAALAGEPDLILMDLSLPLLDGWSVLPRLREQGVGVPVVALTAHALVGDRERVLAAGFDGYMSKPIDVRTFHRDLESYLTCPKTR; from the coding sequence ATGATACCCTTGAAATCGAGCCTGTGTCTGGGCAATCCCCACGGTATGGCGAAAGTTCTGGTCATTGAGGATGTACCGATTAGCCGCAATCTGCTGCGCCGCGTGCTGCACCTCGCGGGTCACCAGGTGCTGGAGGCCGAGGACGGTCCCGGTGGCCTGATTGCCGCCCTCGCGGGCGAGCCGGACTTGATTTTGATGGATTTGTCTTTGCCGCTTTTGGACGGCTGGTCGGTGTTGCCCCGTCTGCGCGAACAGGGGGTCGGCGTGCCGGTGGTGGCCTTGACGGCCCACGCCCTGGTGGGGGATCGCGAGCGGGTGCTCGCGGCGGGCTTCGACGGCTATATGAGCAAACCGATCGACGTGAGAACCTTTCACCGAGATCTAGAGAGCTACCTAACATGCCCGAAGACGCGATAA